The DNA window CTCCCACTCGATTCCGGGGTGGCGGTCGAGCTCCACCTCGACCGCCTCGCTGCCTAGTCCGCCAGCGGCAGGCCGCTCGGCACCACTCTCGGTAGGTCGGCACGAAGATCGAGACTGGCCGGATCCGTCAACGCATACAGAAAATCCAAGAGATCATCTATCTCGGCGTCGGTGACCTCCGTCCTCTCGATCTCGCAAGCAGCGCCGATCTCGGACCGCCGCGAGGCATCGGACTGCACCACGAAGTCGATCGCGTCGAGATCCGGGCGCGACGGCAACACCGCCTGGCTCGCGTCGTATGTCTCGAGCGAACCCTGTGGATCGAACTGGTGAAGCACCACACCCTTGAGCGTGTCAAAG is part of the bacterium genome and encodes:
- a CDS encoding cytochrome-c peroxidase; the encoded protein is FQTDHDFHAIGMPQIGPGKGDGFDGREDFGRERVTGRAGQRYMFRTPTLRNVGITGPWGHDGAFDTLKGVVLHQFDPQGSLETYDASQAVLPSRPDLDAIDFVVQSDASRRSEIGAACEIERTEVTDAEIDDLLDFLYALTDPASLDLRADLPRVVPSGLPLAD